The following are from one region of the Corylus avellana chromosome ca1, CavTom2PMs-1.0 genome:
- the LOC132167062 gene encoding S-adenosylmethionine decarboxylase proenzyme 4: MAVSGFEGFEKRLELHFFGDDPAVTEMGLRQLDFGSLEQVLDAVQCTVVSAVGNSYFDAYVLSESSLFVYPTKIIIKTCGTTQLLKSIRPLLHYARHLGLTLCSCRYTRGSFIFPKAQPFPHTTFKEEVICLEESLPTNLCCRKASVMPSKTPSHSWHVFTASDDAHVPGVLYTLEICMTELDRVLARKFFKRPGDEKTGDTAGKEMTQLTGIGDINPGALICDFAFDPCGYSMNGIIDGDRYSTIHVTPEDGYSYASFECVGSIYDDHDDVVQILQKAVQVFRPATMSVSTTCTSHEVWTRVAGALEPLGLKCRSCAMDDFPAAGSVVFQTFTTRRK, from the coding sequence atggcTGTATCTGGTTTTGAAGGCTTTGAGAAGCGGCTGGAGCTCCACTTCTTTGGAGATGATCCGGCCGTGACGGAAATGGGTCTTCGGCAGCTGGACTTCGGGTCACTAGAACAAGTCCTGGATGCGGTGCAATGCACCGTGGTCTCGGCCGTAGGCAATTCCTATTTCGATGCCTACGTGTTGTCGGAGTCCAGCCTCTTCGTCTACCCCACAAAGATCATCATCAAGACGTGTGGGACCACCCAGCTACTCAAATCCATCCGTCCGTTGCTCCACTACGCACGCCACCTCGGCCTCACTCTATGCTCCTGCCGCTACACTAGGGGTAGCTTTATCTTCCCCAAGGCTCAGCCATTTCCGCACACCACCTTCAAAGAAGAAGTTATCTGCTTGGAAGAAAGCCTCCCTACCAATCTCTGCTGTAGAAAAGCCTCCGTTATGCCCTCCAAAACCCCCTCTCATTCTTGGCATGTTTTCACTGCTAGCGATGATGCGCATGTTCCCGGCGTGTTATACACGCTCGAAATCTGTATGACAGAGCTCGACCGCGTCCTCGCTCGCAAGTTCTTTAAGCGTCCCGGCGACGAGAAGACAGGCGACACCGCCGGAAAAGAGATGACCCAGCTGACCGGTATCGGAGACATCAACCCCGGCGCTCTTATTTGCGACTTTGCGTTCGATCCCTGCGGGTACTCCATGAATGGGATTATCGACGGCGACCGCTACTCCACCATCCACGTAACCCCCGAGGACGGTTACAGCTACGCAAGCTTCGAGTGCGTGGGGTCCATCTACGACGACCATGACGACGTCGTCCAGATTTTGCAGAAGGCAGTGCAAGTTTTCCGGCCGGCGACGATGTCCGTATCGACTACATGCACTAGCCACGAGGTGTGGACGAGGGTGGCGGGTGCGCTCGAGCCGCTTGGATTGAAATGCCGGAGTTGCGCAATGGATGACTTCCCCGCCGCCGGGAGCGTCGTGTTTCAAACGTTTACGACTCGCCGGAAGTaa
- the LOC132190147 gene encoding AP-5 complex subunit mu: MPGGCSIRAIWVLNSLDAVVFSRRFPVVEKRWREAYKSEDENASEDSFSYTVYSVLPADSELATAFVERKQREGSARGFGIRVSQSSEGSDSWVDDPITRHIIGVYINKEEEGDNNLLWPLILHIKGNYCILVLPLVEPRHLKAYARLCKRSDCGNAVGGDDSLSSLLLDLPSITGAFMAAHAIGDIVAADVVEPEVVVGASPSVGGLLDSLTGSIGISGISSRAKPIAAPVASSVPSSTAVTGPVAADAPKIGSRPLDKDALRTFISSSMPFGTPLDLSYSNIFAVKVNGFSLSDLPPADLKQPVWKPYLYKGKQRMLFTIQETVHAAMYDRDEIPDILSVSGQINCRAELEGLPDVSFPLTGLNTAHVEVLSFHPCAQVPEQCFDKQAVMFSPPLGNFVLMRYQASCSLGPPIKGFYQLSMVSEDKGAFLFKLRLMEGYKAPLTMEFCTVTMPFPRRRVVSFDGTPSIGTVTTTEHSVEWKIITGGRGLSGKSIEATFPGTVKFAPWQTQRLPSSRSVYGTIADEDSDVETEHSNNMVNIEEFLMEKMSNDLPPVDLEEPFCWQAYSYAKVSFKIVGASLSGMSIDPKSVSIYPAVKAPVEFSTQVTSGDYILWNTLGKCPFAAAEKV; the protein is encoded by the exons ATGCCCGGCGGTTGCAGCATTAGAGCCATCTGGGTCCTTAACAGCCTCGACGCCGTCGTTTTCTCCAG GAGGTTTCCGGTAGTAGAGAAGCGGTGGCGGGAAGCTTATAAGAGCGAGGATGAGAATGCTAGCGAGGATAGCTTTAGTTATACTGTATATTCAGTACTCCCTGCGGACTCAGAATTGGCGACTGCTTTTGTGGAGAGAAAGCAAAG GGAGGGATCTGCACGTGGGTTTGGCATACGTGTTAGTCAGTCATCTGAAGGATCAGATTCCTGGGTTGATGATCCAATTACACGTCACATTATAGGTGTTTACATAAACAAAGAAGAGGAAGGAGATAACAATCTGTTGTGGCCTTTAATATTGCACATAAAGGGTAATTATTGCATTCTTGTGTTGCCTTTAGTTGAGCCAAGGCATTTGAAGGCATATGCAAGGTTATGTAAAAGATCTGATTGTGGAAATGCCGTTGGAGGGGATGACAGTTTATCTTCCCTCTTGCTCGATCTTCCGTCCATCACAGG GGCATTCATGGCCGCACATGCTATTGGTGACATAGTTGCTGCCGATGTAGTAGAACCTGAGGTGGTCGTAGGTGCGTCTCCCTCTGTAGGTGGCTTGTTGGATTCACTAACTGGCAGTATAGGTATATCAGGCATCTCCTCAAGGGCAAAACCCATAGCTGCACCAGTTGCATCTTCTGTCCCTTCAAGCACTGCTGTAACAGGACCTGTTGCAGCAGACGCTCCAAAGATTGGTTCAAGGCCTTTAGATAAAGATGCACTTCGAACTTTCATTAGTAGTTCAATGCCCTTTG GTACACCTTTGGACCTTAGCTATTCCAATATATTTGCTGTCAAGGTTAATGGCTTTTCTTTATCGGATCTGCCTCCTGCTGATCTCAAGCAACCAGTGTGGAAGCCGTACCTTTACAAAGGAAAGCAGAGAATGCTGTTCACAATTCAAGAGACTGTTCATGCTGCTATGTATGATCGAGATGAGATTCCAGATATTTTATCAGTTTCTGGTCAAATAAACTGTCGAGCAGAATTAGAAGGATTGCCTGACGTCTCATTCCCCTTAACAGGGTTGAACACAGCTCATGTTGAGGTCTTATCATTTCATCCTTGTGCTCAAGTTCCCGAACAATGTTTTGATAAGCAGGCTGTGATGTTTTCACCACCATtaggtaattttgttttaatgcGTTATCAGGCTAGTTGTAGCCTTGGACCTCCCATTAAGGGATTTTACCAATTGTCAATGGTCTCTGAGGATAAAGGTGCATTTTTATTCAAGTTGCGCCTGATGGAAGGTTATAAGGCTCCTCTGACGATGGAGTTCTGTACTGTGACTATGCCCTTCCCTAGGAGAAGGGTTGTATCCTTTGATGGGACTCCTTCAATTGGAACAGTTACAACTACAGAGCACTCTGTGGAATGGAAAATTATAACAGGTGGACGTGGCCTTTCTGGAAAAAGTATCGAGGCAACTTTCCCTGGAACAGTTAAGTTTGCACCATGGCAAACACAAAGATTGCCTTCCTCTAGGTCAGTTTATGGAACCATAGCTGATGAAGATAGTGATGTTGAGACAGAGCATTCTAATAATATGGTAAACATAGAGGAATTCCTAATGGAGAAAATGAGCAACGATCTTCCTCCAGTTGATCTAGAGGAGCCATTTTGCTGGCAGGCATACAGTTATGCTAAA GTATCTTTCAAGATTGTTGGGGCATCATTATCTGGGATGTCAATCGATCCTAAATCA GTAAGCATCTATCCAGCTGTTAAAGCTCCCGTTGAATTTTCAACTCAG GTTACTTCTGGGGATTATATTTTGTGGAACACATTGGGGAAGTGCCCATTTGCTGCTGCAGAGAAAGTATAA
- the LOC132167389 gene encoding probable protein phosphatase 2C 35 — translation MGCVNSKYCSWNPWSLNDDSQQYPKVDPCSFQGKHILTKRSLESVPVPSHNFHLEYSVLTQRGYYPDSPDKENQDSFCIRTQIQGNPSIHFFGVFDGHGEFGTECSNFVKDRLVDILANDPALLDDPVKAFNSAFLATNDELRNSEVDDSGSGTTAITVLIVGDTLFVANVGDSRAVIAVKEGNQIVAEDLSYDQTPFRRDECERVKLCGARVLSVDQVEGLKDPNIQTWGNEESQGGDPPRLWVQDGMYPGTAFTRSVGDDDAAQIGVIADPEVSILQLTPHHLFFAIASDGVFDSLSSQDVVDMV, via the coding sequence ATGGGCTGTGTCAACAGTAAGTACTGTAGCTGGAATCCATGGTCACTGAACGACGATTCCCAACAGTACCCAAAAGTGGATCCATGCAGTTTTCAAGGCAAACACATACTCACCAAGAGATCCCTGGAGTCTGTACCTGTTCCTTCACACAATTTCCATTTGGAGTACTCGGTTCTCACGCAGCGTGGTTACTACCCGGACTCGCCGGATAAAGAAAACCAAGACAGTTTCTGCATTAGGACGCAGATTCAAGGTAACCCAAGTATCCATTTCTTTGGTGTATTTGATGGGCATGGTGAATTTGGCACAGAGTGTTCGAATTTCGTTAAGGATAGGTTGGTAGATATACTAGCAAATGACCCTGCACTGTTGGATGACCCTGTTAAGGCTTTTAACTCTGCGTTTTTGGCGACAAATGATGAGTTACGTAATAGCGAGGTTGATGATTCAGGTAGTGGTACTACGGCCATTACAGTACTCATTGTTGGGGATACCCTTTTCGTGGCGAATGTGGGTGATTCCAGGGCAGTGATTGCAGTGAAGGAAGGGAATCAAATTGTTGCTGAGGACTTATCGTATGATCAAACGCCATTTAGGAGAGATGAGTGTGAGAGAGTGAAGCTTTGTGGGGCGAGGGTTTTGAGCGTTGATCAAGTAGAAGGGCTTAAGGATCCAAATATTCAGACGTGGGGCAATGAAGAGTCTCAAGGCGGCGATCCTCCGAGGTTGTGGGTTCAGGATGGGATGTATCCAGGAACTGCGTTTACGAGGAGCGTGGGAGATGATGATGCTGCGCAGATCGGCGTAATTGCTGATCCGGAGGTGTCAATTCTTCAACTTACGCCTCATCATCTTTTCTTTGCTATCGCAAGCGATGGGGTCTTCGATTCCCTCTCAAGCCAAGATGTTGTTGATATGgtatga
- the LOC132162622 gene encoding probable protein phosphatase 2C 35 — protein sequence MGCVNSRCCSRYPLSSDGDSRQYREVGPYSLQGKHILTQRSLESVPVPSHNFHLEYSVLTQRGYYPDSPDKENQDSFCIRTQIQGNPNIHFFGVFDGHGQFGTQCSNFVKDRLVDILANDTALLDDPVKAFNSAFSATNYELRNSEIDDSMSGTTAITVLVVGDTLFVANVGDSRAVIAVKDGNQIVAEDLSYDQTPFRRDECERVKLCGARVLSVDQVEGLKDPNIQTWGNEESQGGDPPRLWVQNGMYPGTAFTRSVGDSTAEKIGVIAVPEVSMVQLTANHLFFVVASDGVFEFLSSQAVVNMVASNSDPRDACGSIAGESYKIWLEHENRTDDITIIIVHIKGFSNSGGGTTDGPSGTNVRRMISRRGTSEVSVTPGSELYLSAKSDFSDLHSCQHVVSINRSPLELDI from the exons ATGGGCTGTGTCAACAGTAGGTGCTGTAGCCGGTACCCACTGTCATCGGACGGCGATTCCCGACAGTACCGCGAAGTGGGTCCGTACAGTCTGCAAGGCAAACACATACTCACCCAGAGATCCCTGGAGTCTGTACCTGTTCCTTCACACAATTTCCATTTGGAGTACTCGGTTCTCACGCAGCGTGGTTACTACCCGGACTCGCCGGATAAGGAAAACCAAGACAGTTTCTGCATTAGGACGCAGATTCAAGGTAACCCAAATATCCATTTCTTTGGTGTATTTGATGGGCATGGTCAATTTGGCACACAGTGTTCGAATTTCGTCAAGGATAGGTTGGTAGATATACTAGCTAATGACACTGCACTGTTGGATGACCCTGTTAAAGCTTTTAACTCTGCGTTTTCGGCGACAAATTATGAGTTACGTAATAGTGAGATTGATGATTCAATGAGTGGTACTACGGCCATTACAGTACTCGTTGTTGGGGATACCCTTTTCGTAGCAAATGTGGGTGATTCCAGGGCAGTGATTGCAGTGAAGGATGGGAATCAAATTGTTGCTGAGGACTTATCGTATGATCAGACGCCATTTAGGAGAGATGAGTGTGAGAGAGTGAAGCTTTGTGGGGCGAGGGTTTTGAGTGTTGATCAAGTAGAAGGGCTTAAGGATCCGAATATTCAGACGTGGGGCAACGAAGAGTCTCAAGGCGGCGATCCTCCGAGGTTGTGGGTTCAGAATGGGATGTATCCAGGGACTGCGTTTACGAGGAGCGTGGGAGATAGTACAGCTGAGAAGATTGGTGTAATTGCTGTACCGGAGGTGTCGATGGTTCAGCTTACAGCTAATCatcttttctttgttgttgCAAGCGATGGGGTCTTCGAATTCCTCTCAAGCCAAGCAGTTGTTAATATG GTGGCAAGTAATTCAGATCCCCGGGATGCGTGTGGTTCTATTGCTGGAGAATCATATAAAATATGGTTGGAACACGAAAACCGGACAGATGATATTACAATCATTATTGTCCACATCAAAGGTTTTTCTAAT TCAGGTGGTGGTACTACAGATGGACCAAGTGGAACCAATGTTAGGCGAATGATATCCAGAAGAGGAACTTCTGAGGTATCCGTTACCCCTGGATCAGAACTTTACCTTTCAGCCAAGAGCGACTTCTCAGACCTACATTCTTGTCAGCATGTGGTTTCAATAAATCGAAGCCCATTGGAATTG GATATATAG